One Longimicrobiaceae bacterium genomic region harbors:
- a CDS encoding RagB/SusD family nutrient uptake outer membrane protein, whose protein sequence is YYTLKGINVAQPGYAGRGIGRIAPTKWAINLYEPQDDRGSPYAMRKFLIYNDPATLPKGKALGDTLKLAWNKETTNDPLWPSPRKWDWINDVDPTGGYQYNDQPYLRLAETYLLLAEAQFKQGKLDEAAQSLNALRTRSHASQITASQVTLDFILDERSRELLSEEHRRYTLLRTGTWMDRTRKYNPLTAPFITARDTLLPIPQGVIDANLSKGMRQNPGY, encoded by the coding sequence TACTACACGCTGAAAGGGATCAACGTCGCGCAGCCGGGATACGCGGGCCGTGGGATCGGTCGGATCGCTCCCACCAAGTGGGCCATCAATCTGTACGAACCGCAGGATGATCGCGGCTCTCCGTACGCGATGAGAAAGTTCCTGATCTACAATGACCCGGCGACCCTTCCCAAGGGGAAGGCCCTGGGCGACACGCTCAAGCTGGCCTGGAACAAGGAGACGACGAACGATCCGCTCTGGCCGAGTCCCAGGAAGTGGGACTGGATCAACGACGTGGATCCCACCGGCGGCTACCAGTACAACGACCAGCCCTACCTCCGGCTCGCGGAGACCTACCTGCTTCTCGCGGAAGCGCAGTTCAAGCAAGGGAAGCTGGATGAGGCGGCGCAGAGCCTCAACGCGCTACGGACCCGCTCCCATGCCTCGCAGATCACGGCGAGCCAGGTGACCCTGGACTTCATCCTGGATGAGCGCTCGCGGGAGCTCCTCTCGGAAGAGCACCGGCGCTACACGCTGCTGCGCACCGGCACCTGGATGGATCGGACGCGAAAGTACAACCCACTCACGGCTCCGTTCATCACCGCGCGTGACACGCTGCTTCCCATCCCGCAGGGCGTGATCGACGCGAATCTCAGCAAGGGTATGAGGCAGAACCCCGGGTACTGA